From Bradyrhizobium erythrophlei:
AAAATCGACTGGACATCGATAGGGCCCAAGACCGATTTCATCAAATCGGCCGTGAGTGATTGTGGTGTCGGCGCGTTCGTCTGGTCGACTGCGATCGCCTATGACGGCGCAAAATTGCCTCAAGGACCGCAATCATGGGCAGATTTCTGGGATGTCGCCAAGTTTCCGGGTAAGCGCGCTTTACGCAAAGGCCCAAAGTACACACTCGAATTCGCGCTGATGGCCGACGGTGTCGCACCGGAAAAGGTATACGAAGTTCTTTCGACGCCTGAAGGGGTTGCTCGCGCGTTTGCAAAGCTTGACAAGCTGCGGCCGAACCTCATCTGGTGGGAGTCGGGCGCTCAACCACTCCAACTTCTTGCGTCGGGCGAGGTTGTCATGACGGCTGCTTACAACGGACGCATCACAGGGATTAACAGGACCGAAGGGCGAAAGTTCAAAGTGGTATGGCCAGGAAGCATCTACGCGGTAGACAGCTGGGTCATCCTCAAAGGAGCCGAGAACCGTACCCTCGGCGAGAAGTTTATCGCATTCGCAAGCCAGCCCGATAACCTTGCAAAGCTCCCACGCTTCGTGGCTTACGGCCTCCCACGGCCCGCCGCGATGGAGCAGGTACCCGCCGAGTTGCAGGCCGATACCCCGACCGCTCCTGAAAACCTCAAAGGATCTATTCCGCTGAACGTCGAGTTCTGGATAGATAATTCGGAATCGCTGACCGCTAGGTTCAACGCCTGGCTCTCCAAATGACGCGACCATCACAAACCTATCAGTCAAGCGAGGAGGATGCGGTGCCGGCGCGTGATCTCAACCCTCCAAGGAAGCGATGACTGAAAAGATCCGCTTTGACAGCGTCAGCAAATCGTTCGGCAGCACCCGCGTAGTAAACGACCTAAGCCTCCGCATCCAAGCTGGTGAATTCGTCAGCCTGCTTGGCCCATCAGGGTCAGGCAAAACGACGTTGCTGATGATGTTGGCCGGATTCGAGCCGGTCACAACTGGCTCCATCCTTCTCGATGGTGAGAGGATCGATCATCTTCCGCCCTACAAACGCGGCCTCGGCGTCGTGTTTCAAAACTACGCCTTATTCCCGCACATGACCGTGGCATCCAACGTCGCCTTTCCACTCGACATGCGGTCGTTGAGCAAGTCTGAAATTTCTGCGCGAGTCCGCCGTGCGCTCGACATGGTCCAACTCTCGGCCATGGCGGATAGGAAGCCAAACCAACTGTCAGGAGGTCAGCAACAGCGTGTCGCGCTCGCGCGCGCATTGGTGTTTGAGCCCGGCGTCGTCTTGATGGACGAACCGCTGGGCGCTCTGGACAAACAACTCCGCGAGCAGATGCAACTGGATATCCGGGCCCTCCACCGCAGACTGGGACTCACGATCGTTTTCGTGACGCACGATCAATCTGAAGCTTTGACGATGTCGGACCGTATTGCCGTGTTCAATCGCGGCTCGATCGAGCAGATAGCGCCTCCGCGAGAGATCTACGAATTTCCGCAGACGACGTTCGTCGCCGACTTCATAGGCGAAACGAATATGCTGCGTGGCATCGTCAAAAGCCGTAGCGAAGGTAAGGCTAGCGTTCAACTAGCGGGCGGCATATCAATCGTTGTGGATTGTATCCCCGCCGTCGGGGCCGACCAGACCGTCTTGGTCTCGCTTCGGCCGGAGCGAATAAAGCTCGGCAGTCGGACGCTGCCGACGGGTGCGGCGAACCAGGTTTCTTGTCGTATTGCCGACGTGGTCTATCAGGGTGATCATCTCCGCTATGAGCTTGAAATTGGCGGCATGCGCTTGATCGCAAAGGGTGCGCCCAACGATTACGAAGCCGTGGAAAATGCATTGGCAGTCGCTTCGTTCGCGCCATCCGACTGCTGGCTGATATTGAAATGAGCTGGTTTCACAGCCGTCATTTTCGCGCCTTTGCGCTGATCGCGCCTTTGACGATTTTCCTGGGAATCTTCTTCGTCTGGCCTCTTGCCACGATTTTATACGAGTCCGTTTCCGACCAGGCGGTCTCCAGCGCACTACCGTTGACCAAGAAAGCCTCCGCTGACTGGCAGGCCGAGGAGGTCCCCGGCGCGAACCTGCGATCGAGTTTTGTCA
This genomic window contains:
- a CDS encoding ABC transporter substrate-binding protein; translation: MSTTATRIHLLAFCGWLLAASAASARDLTVVAWGGNTQDAQRQIYFQAFSKSIGKAVLEESWDGGIGVLQAKVKAGSPNWDVVQVEADELALGCDDGLFEKIDWTSIGPKTDFIKSAVSDCGVGAFVWSTAIAYDGAKLPQGPQSWADFWDVAKFPGKRALRKGPKYTLEFALMADGVAPEKVYEVLSTPEGVARAFAKLDKLRPNLIWWESGAQPLQLLASGEVVMTAAYNGRITGINRTEGRKFKVVWPGSIYAVDSWVILKGAENRTLGEKFIAFASQPDNLAKLPRFVAYGLPRPAAMEQVPAELQADTPTAPENLKGSIPLNVEFWIDNSESLTARFNAWLSK
- a CDS encoding ABC transporter ATP-binding protein, giving the protein MTEKIRFDSVSKSFGSTRVVNDLSLRIQAGEFVSLLGPSGSGKTTLLMMLAGFEPVTTGSILLDGERIDHLPPYKRGLGVVFQNYALFPHMTVASNVAFPLDMRSLSKSEISARVRRALDMVQLSAMADRKPNQLSGGQQQRVALARALVFEPGVVLMDEPLGALDKQLREQMQLDIRALHRRLGLTIVFVTHDQSEALTMSDRIAVFNRGSIEQIAPPREIYEFPQTTFVADFIGETNMLRGIVKSRSEGKASVQLAGGISIVVDCIPAVGADQTVLVSLRPERIKLGSRTLPTGAANQVSCRIADVVYQGDHLRYELEIGGMRLIAKGAPNDYEAVENALAVASFAPSDCWLILK